gctgaaccatcagctctaattgtgttttttggagcaaaaattaatatgagacccagtcttgttttactataatataagaccaggtcttatataatataatataatgtaagactgggtcttatattaatttttgctccaaaagatgcattagagctgatggtccagctaggtcttatttttggggaaaatacaTCAACCTATGCAAGcattaaaattcatagaaatatatagtaaaaaaGTTAATTTCCTTGTATGTAAATTTAAGTACTAGTAATAACTTTAGAAGTACAAAAACGATCATAGCTTAATGACACTAACTACTTTCATGGGCATTAGAAGTCCTTTAGTGATTTTAATGCTAGTGGGCTCCCAAACCTCACTGCATGAGCTATTAAGATGTCTTATGTTCTGATTCCATGTTCTGATTCCACATTTTCCACACAGTTATATGGTGGGAAAGGTATGGGAAGTTGAATTTTGGAAATGCTgaattttgaaatacttattgAAACATGGAAGTGGGGGATGCTGAGTAGCTAGTTATATGCAAGGGTCTGAAGCTGGAGATCTGGGCTGGGAATATGGTCTCATCAGCATGGAAGTAGTCATGGAAGTCATGGACAAAGTCATGGAAGTAGATGAGAACTGTCCAGGGGAAAGAACCCTGGAGAATAATGGTATTTAAAGAATGCACAGAGAGAAGAGCTTGCAGAGGTATCTGAGAAGGATATACCAGAGGGGTAGGAGAGTATGTTGTTACAgccagttaaaaaataaaaggaataaaaggattTACTAGATTTAATAACAAGGCGTCATTGATGACCTTAAAGAGAACAGTGTCAATGAAACAATGGAGGCAGAAGGCAAATTGTTACAGAGTGATCAGGAGATACGGAATTGAGGAATGAAAGGCAGGGAAGGAACTGAAGACAGTGAGTATGGAAAAATCTTCAGGGAAAGATTTCTCATAGGCATTAAAAGCATGACTCTGGAACCAAATTCTCTGAGGTTCTATCGTTAGTAGCTGTAAACCTTGAGTTAAGTTGGGCTTCTCttagctcagtttcttcatctacaaaatggcaTTAATCGTACttatttcatagggttgttgtgaattATTAATTAAGTGAATCAATCACGTAAAGCTCTAAGAACAATGCCCGACACAAAGTAAGCAGTAGTCAGGGTTAGACGacaataacattattattattagcaataTATCATTGAAGAAGTTTGGCGGTGAAGGGGAAGACTGACAGAACAATAGCAAGAGGACGGACAGTTGAAGGAAGATGCCCCACAACAACCCTGAGGTAGATGTTGTTATCGTTACCCCTGCTGCACACACGAAAAAAGAGGCTTAAAAAAGTTAAAGGACTTGCTTTTCTGGGGAGGTGTCTACAGGCATTCAGAATGGTCCAGCGTGACATCCCGTCGGAGGCTGTCCTGCAATACAGCCTCTAACGGAACTAGGTTGTGCCGAACCCCTGGTAATAGAGTTGTTCGCCTTTATACTAAGAAGGTTGGGAAAGCACCAAAATCTGCATGTGGTGTGTGCCCAGGCCAACTTCGCGGAGTTCGTGCTGTGAGACCTAAAGTTCTAACGAGCTTGTCTAAAACGAAAACACATGTCAGCAGGGCCTATGCTGGATCCATGTGTGCTAAATGTGTCCGTGACAGGGTCAAGCGGGATTTCCTTATCGAGGGGCAGAAAATCGTCGTGAAAATGTTGAAGGCACAAGCACAGAGTCagaaagctaaataaaaatgaagtttttgagtaaagaaaaaaaaattaaaaggctacttaaaaaaaaaaaaggacttgcTTGAAATCACACAAGCGAAAACTAGAAAATGGTGGAACTGGGATTGGGACGCAAGTCAGTTACTCGAAAGCCTGAGCTACCCCCTGGTCTACTGCCTTTTTTCTCCAACATCATTATCTTCTCATTCTTAGCTGTAGACTCTCCACATCTTCCTTTCCATAATCGTGAAAAGAAAAGACACACTGTGAGATTAGGGTAGAGAATCACAAATTAATTCATTGCTATCTCATTAGATCAACacggcttaaaaaaaaaaaaaaaagttttgaatgtCTGTAGGTAGAGAACGGACTCTTCCTTTTCAGAGTCCCCACACAGGGACTTCACATTAACTGCCTGGTCCTTGACAGCATTTCTACAAGCTGTAATGCAACCCTTGACTTAGTAAGTCAATGAGGATAGGACACGAAGGAACCAAGATCTGAGTTATTATATTGTCTTCCTTTCAGTTGGTATTAGTGCAAGCTACCATAATCTCAGAAGTTTGGGAAGATTCACCTCAGTGAGTAGAGACAGTGAAAGGGAAATGTACCATAAACACCAAACATACCTTGATATCGTTGTCTATTCCACCAGAAATAATCTGATCACTTGTGTCATTGAAGGTCACAGCCAACACCTGGTAGGTGTTCTGAAATGTCTGGATGGCAGCTTTCTTCCGGATGTCCCAAAGCTGAAGCAGAAGAACAGGAGAGTCTATCTCACAGCACTGCGCGAGGTAACTGCATACACACCCAAGGGCCAAGAACTTTGTGGGGGATGAACCTATCTAATAGGAGCCACCTTAGAAACTTCTCTGGGTATCCTAGTACCTGGTGACAAGTGCCCACAATTTTGCCAACGTATCTAAAGGTTGGTAACAAATCACTTTGGTTGTATTTTCAGACTCCTTTGTTAAAATTGAATAAACACAGTTAATCAGCATACCCTTAGAGTGGAAATACTCTACTTATTTAGTTTGTATGTCCTTAGCACGGCAAGGATATCACACCAGTGTTTTCAAACTGTAGATCCTACCTTATTAGTTGGCTACAATTTAcactaatgtgtgtgtgtgtgtgtggggagagggggagtgagacacacacacacacacatcagcaAACGCTGCAGAGTCGGGGTGCCAGAAGATTGTATCCGACAAAAGCAGAGAACTACCTCGCAAAAAGACTGGCAGAATCAACTTTACCATAACTCGGGAAACTAATGAATAGTTTATAGCAACCAGGAAAACATTTAACAAGGAGAAAAACCACTTGTGTCTTAGGAAGAGTTTTGTAGTGTAACTTACCCTTGCTCCATCCCCTAACTCAGCAACACCTTTGAAGACAACAGCCCGCTTTCCCAGTATAGGTTCCTAGTACCAGAAGGAGCAGAATGGACCTTACTCCTGGTTTTCAAAGAATTGCGGTTGTTTTTACCCGTCTGGTGGCTCCCTGAAGGATAAGCTCAAAGGGTGTGCCTTTATTTTGCCTAACTTGGAGCTCTCCCAGGGTAGAAGCATTTGTCTAAAACCCTTACAGGCAATGCATCAGTCTCTGTTGGCTGGGGCAAGGAGTAACAGTTGggacaaacaaaagacaaaccaAACAGCTTTGGAGGACAGGTGGGGAATGAGACAATTTGGAGAACAAGCGCTGTGAAAAGCTCAGATATTTCTGGGACTCTAAAGGCCACTCACATGCCCAAGGCTGGGCAcatgctcagaaaagacctgagaaggccCTACATTCTTCCCTTTTACGAAGAGACCTTCAGTCTCCACACAAGCAGGAAGTAAGAGAGTAAAGGCTAATGCAGAGCAGTCAACTGCCTGGCCGAGAGGTGAAGGCAATGGCCAACACACACACCGCCAATATGCACCGACTGCgagagcccccccccccactaTGATTAAGGAAATCTTTGCTAAACCATTAGCAAACCACTCagcaaatgaaacagagacttaaGTGGCTACACATGactttataaaattatgtcagaaaacaaacaacagttataacaagcaacaacaacaaaccctggTGAGAATCTAatttccagagttgccacattttaatatttaaacgtctggtttt
The Rhinolophus ferrumequinum isolate MPI-CBG mRhiFer1 chromosome 9, mRhiFer1_v1.p, whole genome shotgun sequence genome window above contains:
- the LOC117026696 gene encoding 60S ribosomal protein L34-like, coding for MPDTKCCYRYPCCTHEKRGLKKLKDLLFWGGVYRHSEWSSVTSRRRLSCNTASNGTRLCRTPGNRVVRLYTKKVGKAPKSACGVCPGQLRGVRAVRPKVLTSLSKTKTHVSRAYAGSMCAKCVRDRVKRDFLIEGQKIVVKMLKAQAQSQKAK